From the genome of Candidatus Acetothermia bacterium:
CGGGCGATCACCAACCGCTCCCGCACGATCCGCGTCCCGACCCACATCAACGAGCTCATCCGCAAGATCCACCAAGCGGAGCGGGAGCACGTGAAGGAACACGGCACCGGCCCCAGCCTGGAGGAGCTGGCCGAGGAGCTGGACACCACGGTGGACAACATCGTCAAGGCCAAGAAGACCGCTCAGTACACGGCGTCCCTCGATACCCCGATTGGGTACGAGGACGAAGGGGCGGTGCTGGGGGACTTCATCGAGGATGAGGCCGCGGTGTCCCCGACCTGGGAGACGTTCAAGGAGCTCCTGAAGCAGGAGCTGCAGAAGGCGCTGCGGGAACGGCTCACCCCCCGGGAGCGCCGGGTGATCGAGCTCCGCTACGGCCTCGATGGCAACCCCCCGAGGACCCTGGACGAGGTGGGGGAGATCTTCGGGATCTCCCGGGAGCGGGTGCGCCAGATCCAGAAGGAAGGGCTAGAGAAGCTGCGCGACTCCGACGTCCTGCGGAAGCTGGAGAGGTTCCGCCAGATCCTCGACGAGGATTGACCTCAAACGGCGGTCATCCCCCTGCCCGCGGCGGAGAGGGTCTGGGCCCGGGTCGGGCATTCCGGGTTCGAGCAGCGTGTCCCGTGGCGGGGATCCTCGTACAGGACCCCCGCTCTGCAGGTGGGACATGGCTCCACCGGTCGGCCCGAGAGGCGGAATCGGCAGTCCGGGTACCGGGAGCACCCGTAGAACGTGCCGTAACGTTTCCCGAACCGCTCCACCAGCTCCCCCTCCCGGCACGCCGGACACACCACTCCGGTGGGCACGGCGGTGGTGGCCTTGCAGCTCGGACAGGCCAGGTACCGTCCGTAGCGGCCGTGGCGAACGGTCATGGGGGTCCCGCACGTCGGGCACGGGGTCGACGGAGCGGACTCGGCCGCGGAGAGGCCATCGCCCACCTCCACCCGATCCGGCCGGTAGCGGAACGCCGCGTTCGGGGGAAGGTTCTTCGTCGTCCGGCACTCCGGGTAGCGGGAACAGCCGAGGTACAGGCCGCCCTTCCACACCCGTACCTCCATCGGCGCTCCGCACGTCGGGCACGCCACGTCTGTCATGACCCGGAACGGCTTCCTCCCTTGGCTGAGGGCGTCTTCCACCGCCTGGAGACGCTTGGAGAACCAACGGTAGAACGCGCGCAGGACCTCGTCCCGGCCGAGCTCCCCTTCCTGGATCCGGTCGAGGTCGGCCTCCATCTCGGCGGTGAACGCCTCCTGCACCGTCTCCGGGAAGTGCAGGCGCAGGAAGTCGGTCACGATGTGGCCGAGCAGGGTCGGGCGGAGGGCCCCGTTTTCCCGGTACACGTAGCCACGGTCCTGGATCACGGACACGATGGTGGCGTAGGTGCTGGGGCGCCCGATCCCTTCCTGTTCGAGCTTGCGCACCAGCCCGGCCTCGGTGTACCGCTTGGGGGGCTCGGTCTTATGCTCCTCCACCTGGATCTCCGGGACAGGGAGCACGGCGCCCACGGGGATGCCCTCCGGCAACGGGTTGCCCTCGTCGTCGAGCTTGGCCACTGGCAGCACCGCGGCGAACCCGGGGAACTCCGGCCATGACGTGGACGCCTGGAACAGGTGTTGTCCGGCCCGGATGGACAACTTCCGCCGCCGCCAGAGCCCGTCGGCCATCTGGGTGGCGACGAACCTCCGCCAGATGAGGTCGTACAGCCTCCGCTGCTCCGCGGTGAGGTACGGGGCCACGTCTTCCGGGGTCCGCGCGACCTGGGTGGGGCGGATCGCCTCGTGGGCGTCCTGGGCCCGGTGCTTGTTCTTGAACCGGCGGGGCTTTGGACTTAGGAACTCCGTTCCGAACCGAGACTTGATGAACGATCGGGCGGAGGCGATGGCGGAGTCGCTCAGGCGCACCGAGTCGGTGCGCATGTAGGTGATGAGGCCCACGATCTCCCCGCCGATGTCCACCCCCTCGTAGAGCTCCTGGGCGATCTGCATCGTGCGTCGGGGGGAGAACCCGAGCTCGTTCCCCGCTGCCTGCTGGAGGGTGGAGGTGATGAACGGGGGCGAGGGCCGGCGATGGACCTCCTCTTCCTCCACCTTCTCCACCGCGAACCGGGCCCCGCGGAGCTCGGCGGTGAGCGCCTCTACGGCCTCCCGCGCGGTGAGCTTCCCGTCGAGCCGGGCGGTGAACGCAGGATCGGTGGGGAAGACGGCCGCTATCTCCCAGTACGGCTCGGGAACGAAGTCCTGGATCTCCAGCTCCCGATCGCAGATGAACCGTAGGGCCACCGACTGCACCCGCCCTGCGGAGAGGCCCTCGAACCGGCGGCCGGCCAGCACCCGCGAGAGGAATGGGCTCACCTGGTACCCTACCAGGCGATCCAGGATCCGCCGCGTCCGCTGGGCCTCGACCTTGGCGAGGTCGATCGCCCCCGGAGCGGCCAGAGCCTGGCGGACCGCGTCGGGGGTGATCTCGTACAGAAGGACGCGGGCGTAGCGGTCCCCATCGCCGAGGAGCTCCGCGAGGTCATAGGCGATGGCTTCCCCCTCCCGGTCAGGGTCGGTGGCGAGGTAGATGCACCGGGCGTCCTCGGTCTTCTCTCGCAGCTGGGCGACGAGCTTGTGGTCTCGCACCGCCCACTTCGGGGTGAATCCGTTCTCCACGTCCACCCCGAGCTCCCGCTCCGGGAGGTCCCGCACGTGGCCTTTTGAGGACAGGACGAGGAACTCCTTCCCCAGGTACGAGGCCAAGGTACGGGCCTTGGTGGGCGACTCCACGATGATCACGTGCTTGGCCATAGGTTCGGCCGGGCATTATCGGGGTGACCCCCGGGGAGCGCAAGGCGGGACCCGGGAAAAGAAAGGCCCCGGCCGTACGGCCAGGGCCTTGTCCCTTTGTGTCAGTACTCCGGCGGCGGAGGCGGGACCGTCTCCTTCTTTTCTTCCTTGATCTCCGCCACGAGCGCTTCCGTGGTGAGGAGCATCCCGGCGATCGACGCCGCGTTCTGCAGCGCCGACCGGGTGACCTTGGTCGGGTCGATGATCCCGGCCTCGAACATGTCCCGGAACTCCTCGGCCACCACGTCGAACCCGATCGCGTCCTTCTCTTGCTTCAGGCGCTCCACGATCACCGCGCCCTCGAACCCCGCGTTCTCCGCGAGCTGCCGGGCCGGGGCCTCCAGGGCCTTCTTGAGGAGCTGGACGCCGACCTTCTCGTCGCCCTCCAGCTCCTTCTCCAGCTTCCCGAGAGCCTTGATCGTCCGCAGCAGGGCCACCCCACCGCCGGGCAGGATCCCCTCGTCCACCGCGGCCTTGGTGGCCTCGAGGGCGTCCTCCATGCGGTGCTTCTTCTCCTCGAGCTCGGTCTCGGTGGCCGCGCCGACCTTGATCACCGCCACCCCGCCGGCGAGCTTGGCCTTCCGCTCCTCCAGCTTCTCCCGGTCGTAGTCGCTGTCGGTGGTCTTGATCTGCTCCTCGATCTGCTCGATGCGGGCCTTGATCGCCTCGGGATCGCCCTTGCCGCCGATGATCGTCGTGTCCTCGTGGTCCACGCGCACGCGCTCCGCGCGGCCGAGCATGTCCAGGGTCGTGTTCTTGATCTCCATCCCCGCGTCCTCGGCCACCACCACCCCGCCGGTGAGGATGGCGATGTCCTCCAGCATCGCCTTGCGCCGGTCTCCGAACCCCGGGGCCTTGACCGCGCACGAGGCCAGTGTCCCCTTGAGCTTGTTGAGGACAAGGGTGGACAGGGCCTCCCCGGTCACGTCCTTGGCGATCACGAGGAGCGGGCGGCCGGCCTGGGCCACCTTCTCCAGGAGAGGGATCAGCTCCATCGCGTTCTTCAGCTCCCGGTCGGTGATGAGGATGTACGGATTCTCCAGCTCGACCTCCATCTTCTTGGGGTTGGTCACGAAGTACGGGGAGATGTACTCACGGTCGAACTGCATCCCCTCCACCACCTCGTAGTAGGTCTCGATGGTGTCGGAATCCTCAACGGTGATCACCCCGGCCTCGCCCACCTCCTCCATGGCGTCGGCGATGACCCGCCCGATTTCCGGGTCGTGGGCAGTGATGGACGCCACCTGGGCGGTCTCGGCCTTGGTGGACAGCTTCCGCGACATCTTCTTGAGCTCGTCCACCACCACCTTAACCCCCTTCTCCATGCCCCTTTTCAGGGCCATCGGGTTGGCGCCGGCGGCGACCATCTTGAACCCCTCCTTGACGAGCGCGTGGGCGAGGATGGTGGCGGTGGTCGTGCCGTCCCCGGCCACGTCGTTGGTCTTGGACGCCACCTCTTTGACGAGCTGGGCCCCCATGTTCTCGAACGGGTCCTTGTACTCCTGCTCCTCGGCGATGGTCACCCCGTCGTTGACGATGTCCGGGGACCCGAACTTCTTCTCGATGCCCACGTTGCGCCCACGGGGGCCGAGCGTGACCCGGACCACGCTGGCCAGGTTCTCAACACCGGTCAAGATCTTGCGGCGCGCTTCTTCTCCGAACACCACGTCCTTGGCGGCCATGGTCACCTCCTCATTCCTCAACGATGGCGAGGATGTCGGTGGTCTTCACGAGCAGGTATTTTTCCTCGCCCATGCGGATTTCGGTTCCTGAGTAAGCGGAGATCAGGATCTTGTCGCCTTCTTTTACCTCAAACTTCTCGCTGGTGCCCAGGGCGACCACTTCGCCCTTGATCGCCTTCTCATCCTTGACCGACTCCGGCAGGACGATGCCGCCCGGGGTCCGGCGCTCCTCCTCTTCGAGCTTCTTGACGAGCACCCGATTGCCCAACGGTTTGACCTTCATCGTCACCTCCTATCGTGGGTTTAGCACTCTGGGGTGCAAGCTGCTAACCGGAGTGGATTGTACCGTCCCCACTGGGCAAGTCAAGGTTGTCTCCAGCTCCTTTGGCCGGTACAGTGTCCTGTGCCCTCGGGCAAGGCGCACCTTGCATGTGAGCTCGGTACCCTGCCGGTGTGGGCGGCGATCGGCGGGACGCTCGGGGTGGAAAGAACCCCGCTCGTTCTGTTCACCGCCGCGTACGTGGGGGCGAGCTTGTTCCTGTCCCCCGACCTCGACCTCGTCCACACCGCCGCCGCCCGCCGCTGGGGGGCGGCCCGGTTCCTGTGGGCTCCCTACGCCGCCCTGTTCCGCCACCGCGGCCTCTCCCATTCGCCGGTGTTCGGCCCCCTGACCCGCCTCGCCTACCTGGTGGTGGTAGGAGGTGCGGTGTGGACCGTCCTCCATGTCGTGGCCGGGGTCCCGTTCCC
Proteins encoded in this window:
- a CDS encoding sigma-70 family RNA polymerase sigma factor → MEVVRFGNEVNEEQSLADEELSWFDDEDEGRRSPENPIRTYFDEISRVPLLTKEEEVELAQRVEAGDKAAKEKLAEANLRLVVSIAKKYRGCGLPFLDLIQEGNLGLMKAVEKFDWRKGYKFSTYATWWIRQAILRAITNRSRTIRVPTHINELIRKIHQAEREHVKEHGTGPSLEELAEELDTTVDNIVKAKKTAQYTASLDTPIGYEDEGAVLGDFIEDEAAVSPTWETFKELLKQELQKALRERLTPRERRVIELRYGLDGNPPRTLDEVGEIFGISRERVRQIQKEGLEKLRDSDVLRKLERFRQILDED
- the topA gene encoding type I DNA topoisomerase is translated as MAKHVIIVESPTKARTLASYLGKEFLVLSSKGHVRDLPERELGVDVENGFTPKWAVRDHKLVAQLREKTEDARCIYLATDPDREGEAIAYDLAELLGDGDRYARVLLYEITPDAVRQALAAPGAIDLAKVEAQRTRRILDRLVGYQVSPFLSRVLAGRRFEGLSAGRVQSVALRFICDRELEIQDFVPEPYWEIAAVFPTDPAFTARLDGKLTAREAVEALTAELRGARFAVEKVEEEEVHRRPSPPFITSTLQQAAGNELGFSPRRTMQIAQELYEGVDIGGEIVGLITYMRTDSVRLSDSAIASARSFIKSRFGTEFLSPKPRRFKNKHRAQDAHEAIRPTQVARTPEDVAPYLTAEQRRLYDLIWRRFVATQMADGLWRRRKLSIRAGQHLFQASTSWPEFPGFAAVLPVAKLDDEGNPLPEGIPVGAVLPVPEIQVEEHKTEPPKRYTEAGLVRKLEQEGIGRPSTYATIVSVIQDRGYVYRENGALRPTLLGHIVTDFLRLHFPETVQEAFTAEMEADLDRIQEGELGRDEVLRAFYRWFSKRLQAVEDALSQGRKPFRVMTDVACPTCGAPMEVRVWKGGLYLGCSRYPECRTTKNLPPNAAFRYRPDRVEVGDGLSAAESAPSTPCPTCGTPMTVRHGRYGRYLACPSCKATTAVPTGVVCPACREGELVERFGKRYGTFYGCSRYPDCRFRLSGRPVEPCPTCRAGVLYEDPRHGTRCSNPECPTRAQTLSAAGRGMTAV
- the groL gene encoding chaperonin GroEL (60 kDa chaperone family; promotes refolding of misfolded polypeptides especially under stressful conditions; forms two stacked rings of heptamers to form a barrel-shaped 14mer; ends can be capped by GroES; misfolded proteins enter the barrel where they are refolded when GroES binds) — its product is MAAKDVVFGEEARRKILTGVENLASVVRVTLGPRGRNVGIEKKFGSPDIVNDGVTIAEEQEYKDPFENMGAQLVKEVASKTNDVAGDGTTTATILAHALVKEGFKMVAAGANPMALKRGMEKGVKVVVDELKKMSRKLSTKAETAQVASITAHDPEIGRVIADAMEEVGEAGVITVEDSDTIETYYEVVEGMQFDREYISPYFVTNPKKMEVELENPYILITDRELKNAMELIPLLEKVAQAGRPLLVIAKDVTGEALSTLVLNKLKGTLASCAVKAPGFGDRRKAMLEDIAILTGGVVVAEDAGMEIKNTTLDMLGRAERVRVDHEDTTIIGGKGDPEAIKARIEQIEEQIKTTDSDYDREKLEERKAKLAGGVAVIKVGAATETELEEKKHRMEDALEATKAAVDEGILPGGGVALLRTIKALGKLEKELEGDEKVGVQLLKKALEAPARQLAENAGFEGAVIVERLKQEKDAIGFDVVAEEFRDMFEAGIIDPTKVTRSALQNAASIAGMLLTTEALVAEIKEEKKETVPPPPPEY
- a CDS encoding co-chaperone GroES, giving the protein MKVKPLGNRVLVKKLEEEERRTPGGIVLPESVKDEKAIKGEVVALGTSEKFEVKEGDKILISAYSGTEIRMGEEKYLLVKTTDILAIVEE
- a CDS encoding DUF2227 family putative metal-binding protein; the protein is MPSGKAHLACELGTLPVWAAIGGTLGVERTPLVLFTAAYVGASLFLSPDLDLVHTAAARRWGAARFLWAPYAALFRHRGLSHSPVFGPLTRLAYLVVVGGAVWTVLHVVAGVPFPSSFPRDSVLPVLVGIYLPQLLHVLLDRGVTRLRRGR